A genomic stretch from Edaphobacter aggregans includes:
- a CDS encoding HD-GYP domain-containing protein, with protein MLETSAFYRNDARDSDGSISLSEVISALSFALDLTEGAVWGHALRSCLLGMRIADEIRLPQEKRSSLYFALLLKDVGWSSNASRMCRIVGDDHVVKAGPIDRIARIMGFGGIIGIGLTEYGNNEEIIGLRCDRGASIVTKLGLGIDTAEAVRSLDEHWDGDGYPDSLKGEQISLLARICAVAQHLDVFSAGRGIQAAMNTLVERSGTWFDPELVRVAVSLHRRGTLWANCLSTDSQDDTRLAVLDMDGGRRHRLEAGRIDQICEAFADVVDAKSHFTFRHSMGVADAAYGIARGMGLAPDRVQLVRRAALLHDIGKLSVSNSILDKKTQLNEMEWKAVQQHPGLTRQILERVGPFREMAVIAGEHHEKLDGSGYPNRLLAPELSLESRIIAVADVYGALSEDRPYRAGLEFEQIIAIMSKLVPRQLDGACFDALVSLMRHTPKVAPGSYSSDAQAERSLAAVEVAA; from the coding sequence ATGCTTGAAACGTCTGCCTTCTATCGGAATGATGCTCGGGATAGCGATGGTTCGATCTCGCTGTCGGAGGTCATTTCGGCGCTCTCCTTTGCCCTTGACCTGACTGAGGGTGCCGTGTGGGGCCATGCCCTGCGAAGCTGTCTACTGGGGATGAGGATCGCAGACGAGATCAGGCTGCCGCAGGAAAAGCGGAGCAGCCTCTATTTTGCGCTGTTGCTGAAGGACGTGGGATGGAGCAGCAATGCCAGCCGCATGTGCCGGATCGTTGGCGATGACCATGTGGTGAAGGCGGGACCGATCGATCGGATTGCGCGGATCATGGGCTTCGGCGGCATCATCGGGATTGGCCTCACAGAGTACGGTAATAACGAAGAGATCATTGGCCTGCGGTGCGATCGTGGGGCCAGCATCGTCACAAAACTTGGGTTAGGAATCGATACTGCCGAGGCTGTCCGCAGCCTCGATGAACATTGGGATGGCGACGGTTATCCCGATAGCTTGAAGGGAGAGCAGATCTCTCTGCTTGCCCGCATCTGCGCGGTGGCGCAGCATCTGGATGTTTTTTCGGCTGGGCGCGGTATTCAGGCGGCGATGAATACGCTAGTGGAACGCAGCGGGACGTGGTTCGATCCGGAGCTGGTTCGCGTGGCTGTGTCGCTGCATCGGCGAGGGACATTGTGGGCGAACTGCCTGTCGACCGACAGTCAGGATGATACGCGGCTTGCAGTGCTCGATATGGATGGCGGCAGACGGCATCGGCTGGAGGCGGGCCGGATCGATCAGATCTGCGAGGCGTTCGCGGACGTGGTGGATGCGAAGTCGCACTTCACGTTTAGACACTCGATGGGTGTGGCGGATGCGGCGTATGGGATCGCGCGGGGCATGGGCCTGGCACCGGATCGTGTGCAGCTTGTTCGCAGGGCCGCGCTGCTGCATGACATTGGCAAGCTGAGTGTGTCGAACTCGATTCTGGATAAGAAGACCCAGTTGAACGAGATGGAGTGGAAGGCTGTGCAGCAGCATCCGGGGCTTACGCGGCAGATTCTGGAGCGGGTGGGTCCTTTCCGGGAGATGGCTGTGATTGCGGGCGAGCATCACGAGAAGCTGGACGGCTCGGGCTATCCAAACCGGCTGTTAGCGCCGGAGCTGTCTCTTGAGTCACGAATCATCGCTGTGGCGGATGTTTATGGTGCGCTGTCGGAGGACAGACCGTACCGTGCCGGGCTGGAGTTCGAACAGATCATCGCGATTATGTCGAAGCTGGTGCCGCGGCAGCTCGATGGAGCTTGCTTTGATGCGCTGGTCTCGTTGATGCGTCACACGCCGAAGGTTGCGCCCGGGAGTTACTCGTCGGATGCCCAAGCGGAGCGCTCGCTTGCGGCTGTAGAGGTTGCTGCATAG